In Paenibacillus sp. G2S3, a single window of DNA contains:
- a CDS encoding DUF1273 domain-containing protein, with amino-acid sequence MKTLLVTGYRAHELGIFDNKHQGIPYIKKALANRLKPLIEDGVEWVITPGQYGVDLWACEVVSELKTQYPELKLGIITAHTGQEEKWKEEKQNEYRRIIAGADFFGAVSNAPYDGSWQFRARDDLLFRKSDGILLFYDEDAAEGSPKFFKERALKLHAEGEYELFLIHSDEIQNIADEENQRDYE; translated from the coding sequence ATGAAGACTTTACTAGTAACGGGGTATCGTGCGCACGAGCTCGGTATTTTTGACAATAAGCATCAAGGGATTCCGTATATCAAAAAGGCACTAGCTAACCGATTAAAACCTCTAATAGAAGATGGTGTGGAATGGGTGATTACACCCGGGCAATATGGTGTGGATCTATGGGCATGCGAGGTAGTAAGTGAACTCAAGACTCAATATCCGGAATTAAAATTAGGAATCATTACGGCGCATACTGGACAGGAAGAGAAGTGGAAGGAAGAGAAGCAGAACGAATATCGGCGCATTATTGCGGGTGCGGACTTCTTCGGGGCGGTCAGTAATGCTCCTTATGATGGTAGCTGGCAGTTTCGGGCTAGAGATGACTTGCTGTTCCGCAAAAGTGATGGAATATTGCTCTTTTATGATGAGGATGCGGCGGAAGGAAGTCCGAAGTTTTTTAAAGAACGAGCGCTGAAGCTGCATGCGGAAGGGGAGTATGAATTGTTTCTAATTCACTCCGATGAAATTCAGAATATTGCCGATGAAGAGAATCAGCGTGACTATGAGTAA
- a CDS encoding amidase family protein — protein sequence MSFEIVEATIPEIQAALEAGELTSKQLVLMYYERIADHDKNGLTINSVLEINPDALFIAESLDVERAINGSRGPLHGIPVLLKDNINTGDKMHTSAGSLALANSFAGEDAFIVSKLREAGAIIMGKANMTEFANFMTTGMPSGYSSRGGQVLNPYNISTPTGGSSAGSAVAVACNFCTVSVGTETSGSILNPGNLGSIIGIKPTVGLLSRSGILPLSNTQDTAGPMARTVRDAVLLLNAMLGNDSHDAAMGTNIGKIHEDYTVFLDANGLQGARIGIPRDYYFEELTEEQLALFNASVDRMRELGATIIDPADIKTAREISYSSVVLNEFKTALNAYLSRLGPGAPMRTLKDIIDFNHAHPVETLKYGQATLIDAEFTSSGTQTEPNYLRHRATDLKLCKEDGIDATMKEYNLDALLFPADFGARITSRAGYPSIVVPSGYTTAGAPFGVTFSAKAYQEPTLFKLAYAYEQHYKVRKAPSLKSFI from the coding sequence ATGAGTTTTGAAATCGTAGAAGCCACTATACCGGAGATCCAAGCTGCATTAGAAGCCGGAGAACTTACGTCAAAACAACTAGTTCTCATGTATTATGAACGCATAGCTGATCATGACAAAAATGGCCTGACGATTAACTCTGTGCTGGAGATCAATCCTGATGCATTATTTATCGCAGAATCTCTAGATGTTGAACGTGCGATCAATGGCTCCCGGGGACCCCTGCACGGCATACCTGTGTTATTGAAGGATAACATCAATACGGGGGACAAAATGCATACTAGCGCGGGTTCGTTGGCTTTGGCGAATTCTTTTGCCGGGGAAGATGCGTTTATCGTTAGCAAGCTGCGTGAAGCCGGAGCAATCATTATGGGTAAAGCTAATATGACGGAATTCGCCAATTTTATGACAACCGGCATGCCCTCCGGATACAGCTCCCGCGGCGGGCAAGTCCTTAACCCCTATAATATATCTACACCAACAGGTGGCTCCAGTGCTGGTTCCGCGGTAGCTGTCGCTTGTAACTTTTGTACAGTTTCTGTTGGCACAGAGACCTCGGGATCGATCCTTAACCCTGGTAACTTGGGCTCCATTATTGGCATTAAGCCAACCGTTGGACTGCTCAGCCGTTCGGGAATCCTTCCGCTATCCAATACACAAGATACTGCAGGCCCTATGGCCAGAACCGTTCGTGATGCCGTTCTGCTGCTAAACGCAATGCTGGGCAACGATAGTCACGATGCAGCTATGGGAACAAATATAGGTAAAATACACGAGGATTATACTGTATTTTTAGATGCGAATGGCTTGCAAGGTGCCCGTATAGGTATCCCGCGTGATTATTACTTCGAAGAGCTGACAGAAGAACAACTTGCACTGTTCAATGCTTCTGTAGATAGAATGAGAGAGCTTGGAGCGACCATCATTGATCCTGCGGATATTAAGACTGCCCGGGAAATTAGTTATTCTTCGGTGGTATTGAACGAATTCAAAACAGCACTGAACGCATATTTATCTCGTTTGGGTCCTGGGGCACCGATGCGCACCTTAAAAGATATTATCGACTTTAACCATGCACATCCTGTGGAGACTTTGAAATATGGTCAAGCTACATTAATTGATGCGGAATTCACCTCTTCCGGTACACAAACCGAACCAAATTATTTGCGACACCGCGCGACTGACCTGAAGCTGTGCAAGGAAGATGGAATCGACGCCACTATGAAGGAATACAATCTGGATGCGCTGCTGTTCCCCGCCGATTTCGGCGCCAGAATTACCTCCAGAGCGGGATATCCGTCTATCGTTGTGCCTTCCGGCTATACCACGGCAGGTGCCCCTTTCGGGGTGACTTTCTCAGCGAAAGCTTATCAGGAGCCTACACTCTTCAAGCTCGCCTATGCTTATGAACAGCACTACAAGGTGCGAAAAGCACCATCGTTAAAGAGCTTTATCTGA
- a CDS encoding HAMP domain-containing sensor histidine kinase: MDNLKKSSPKRTSILSYWTIRYLLIISVGLLLTALTTFWWIQQEAMSNRMQTTGLLAQEIADRSVNREGSIEISQNLGMLIEDRKRFFKLTVEMCVIITDQQDQMLFSMPPLTEDEMRHKLNDSLNDSRSPEFKAAVASIQSDGKTLGQVIVLQSKKSLRHIPQEEIIFFSILLLFLIILSWLTIYLLSRKLAKPIQKVAKAAAQISHGRYDIVLDKDAKEREIHELMLSFEEMAGKLQQFEQSRAVMLAGVSHELKTPVTSIKGLIHAVREGVVEDDEAVEFLDIALQEAGRLQRMVADLLDYNALTAGIVSVRHDRLDAMPLLSEIVYQWKLTQADEVAEPVLHMPRNPLFLRGDSLRIQQIIVNLLNNSVQAKAPDRMVQLTVELLEQQGHGMAEIRVQDNGLGISSKHSEHVFEAFFRGSDKQSTLRGLGLGLTFSRLLAEAMNGSLVLEEHSEGGCTFVLSLPLDH, translated from the coding sequence ATGGACAACCTAAAGAAAAGCAGCCCCAAACGTACTTCGATTCTCTCCTATTGGACGATTCGTTACCTGCTCATCATTAGTGTTGGCCTCCTGCTAACTGCACTAACGACGTTCTGGTGGATCCAACAAGAAGCTATGAGTAACCGGATGCAAACTACTGGATTATTAGCACAGGAGATTGCCGACCGGAGCGTAAATCGTGAGGGATCAATAGAGATCAGCCAAAATCTTGGAATGCTCATTGAAGACCGAAAACGATTCTTCAAGTTAACCGTAGAAATGTGTGTAATCATTACGGATCAGCAAGATCAGATGCTGTTCTCTATGCCACCACTAACTGAAGATGAGATGAGGCATAAACTTAATGATAGTCTTAACGACTCTCGCAGTCCGGAGTTCAAAGCTGCAGTAGCGTCCATACAATCGGATGGCAAAACGCTTGGACAGGTGATTGTCCTTCAATCCAAGAAATCGCTGAGGCATATCCCTCAGGAGGAGATCATTTTTTTCTCCATCCTGTTGCTATTTCTAATCATATTAAGTTGGCTAACCATTTACCTCTTGTCTCGTAAACTGGCAAAACCGATCCAGAAAGTAGCCAAAGCAGCCGCTCAAATCAGCCATGGCCGTTATGATATCGTTCTGGATAAGGACGCCAAAGAACGAGAAATCCATGAACTGATGTTGTCTTTTGAAGAAATGGCGGGCAAACTACAGCAATTTGAGCAGTCCCGTGCAGTTATGTTAGCCGGAGTATCCCATGAGCTAAAGACACCAGTTACCTCTATTAAAGGTCTGATCCATGCCGTTCGTGAAGGGGTCGTCGAAGACGATGAAGCGGTGGAATTTCTAGATATTGCTTTGCAGGAAGCTGGACGATTGCAGCGGATGGTTGCCGATCTTCTGGATTACAACGCCCTGACTGCAGGAATCGTTTCTGTCCGTCATGACCGACTGGATGCCATGCCGCTGTTGTCAGAAATCGTATATCAATGGAAGCTGACACAAGCGGATGAAGTTGCGGAGCCCGTGCTCCATATGCCGAGAAATCCCTTATTTTTACGTGGAGACTCGCTTCGCATCCAACAAATTATCGTCAATTTACTTAATAACAGTGTACAAGCCAAAGCCCCAGACCGAATGGTGCAGCTTACAGTAGAGTTGCTTGAACAGCAAGGCCATGGCATGGCTGAAATTCGTGTTCAGGATAATGGGCTGGGCATCTCATCGAAGCATAGTGAACATGTTTTCGAGGCTTTTTTCCGAGGTAGCGACAAACAGAGCACACTACGTGGTCTAGGACTCGGCTTAACCTTTAGCCGTCTACTGGCAGAAGCCATGAACGGGAGCCTCGTGCTTGAGGAGCACTCCGAGGGAGGCTGCACCTTCGTGCTGTCTCTACCACTTGATCACTAA
- a CDS encoding response regulator transcription factor has translation MRSILIVEDEEAISRVLSAYLKKAGFHVTRVADGRAALESFAITPPSLVLLDIMLPNMDGFELLKLIREKSSCPVIMLTARDGINDRLAGLDGGADDYMSKPFIPEEVVARVNAVLRRPSQWSDGSRKRHYGSLFIDFTARAVFLNGVELSLSPRDMSVMLFLAERPNQICTREQLIEHVWEMDYEGSDRAVDLSIKRLRQALSHWPVDEGEIRTLRGTGYQLWTT, from the coding sequence ATGAGATCCATTCTAATTGTTGAAGATGAGGAAGCTATCTCCAGGGTCCTCAGTGCCTATCTGAAAAAAGCAGGCTTCCATGTCACCCGTGTAGCCGACGGACGTGCTGCGCTGGAGTCTTTTGCTATAACACCTCCCTCATTAGTATTACTCGACATCATGCTGCCAAACATGGACGGCTTTGAACTGCTAAAGCTGATCCGTGAAAAAAGCAGCTGTCCCGTGATCATGCTCACCGCAAGGGACGGGATCAATGACCGACTAGCCGGTCTCGACGGCGGTGCGGATGATTATATGTCTAAGCCCTTTATTCCTGAGGAAGTGGTGGCCCGCGTGAATGCTGTATTACGCCGTCCTTCGCAGTGGTCCGATGGCAGCCGCAAACGGCATTATGGCAGTTTGTTTATCGACTTCACTGCACGAGCTGTCTTTTTAAACGGGGTTGAGCTGAGTCTTAGTCCACGTGATATGTCGGTCATGTTATTTCTGGCTGAAAGACCTAATCAAATATGTACTCGCGAGCAATTAATAGAACATGTCTGGGAGATGGATTACGAAGGAAGTGACCGAGCCGTGGACTTGTCTATCAAAAGACTTCGCCAAGCGCTGTCGCATTGGCCAGTAGATGAGGGGGAAATCCGTACCCTGAGAGGGACAGGATATCAATTATGGACAACCTAA
- a CDS encoding YceI family protein, whose protein sequence is MKRKRIALIAAGVIIVGVVTGYTLLDKSLGNNVEIESVIPGQASTAGNGESTTNTGASTGATVTAEQLNGDWTVADASKVYWSVTTSKETVNFVDNKVQGTWKVNIEDSTSMAGEGAVDMSALDSGNSQRDEHVKGEDFLAVTEFPQSTFVVKSFSELPAEWTEGATVPVEMQGTLTVKGVEKDVTFQSQAAYSGGQLMLSGTTTVAFSDFGLSNPHTVVLDTENNLEVRLELVLTK, encoded by the coding sequence ATGAAGAGAAAAAGAATAGCCTTGATCGCGGCCGGAGTCATTATCGTAGGAGTAGTCACTGGTTATACATTGCTGGATAAATCGCTGGGCAATAATGTAGAGATCGAGTCAGTGATTCCAGGGCAAGCCTCAACAGCAGGTAATGGAGAAAGCACGACTAACACTGGAGCATCAACAGGTGCGACGGTTACAGCGGAACAATTAAACGGTGACTGGACGGTTGCGGATGCTTCTAAAGTGTATTGGTCGGTAACCACCTCTAAAGAAACAGTAAACTTCGTGGATAACAAAGTTCAAGGTACCTGGAAAGTTAATATAGAGGATTCTACTTCGATGGCTGGGGAAGGAGCTGTGGATATGAGCGCTCTGGACTCTGGCAATAGTCAAAGAGATGAGCATGTAAAAGGGGAAGACTTCCTAGCCGTTACGGAATTCCCCCAATCTACGTTTGTAGTAAAATCATTCTCGGAGCTGCCAGCGGAATGGACCGAAGGAGCAACTGTACCGGTTGAAATGCAAGGAACGCTTACAGTGAAGGGTGTGGAAAAGGATGTTACCTTCCAGTCTCAAGCAGCTTACAGTGGTGGACAGCTGATGCTGTCGGGTACGACAACAGTGGCTTTTTCTGACTTTGGCTTAAGCAATCCACATACCGTTGTGCTAGATACGGAGAACAATCTTGAGGTTCGATTAGAGCTTGTATTGACGAAATAG
- the mutT gene encoding 8-oxo-dGTP diphosphatase MutT, protein MIQVAAAIIHNEEGQILIARRRQGKSQAGLWEFPGGKIEQGESIADCLQRELQEEMGIMILPYESFGMNEHNYGELTIQLIAWKAQYQGGVIDLVDHDEYRWMFPAELGQFKFAPADIPFVERLMVGANQV, encoded by the coding sequence GTGATCCAGGTGGCGGCAGCGATTATACATAATGAAGAAGGACAGATTCTTATTGCTCGGCGCAGGCAAGGTAAATCTCAGGCAGGTCTGTGGGAATTTCCTGGTGGCAAAATAGAGCAGGGTGAAAGCATCGCAGATTGTCTGCAGAGAGAGCTTCAGGAGGAGATGGGGATAATGATCCTTCCCTATGAAAGCTTTGGCATGAATGAGCACAACTATGGAGAGTTAACCATCCAATTGATTGCTTGGAAAGCCCAGTATCAGGGAGGTGTAATTGATCTTGTCGATCACGATGAATATAGGTGGATGTTTCCAGCTGAACTCGGTCAGTTCAAGTTTGCTCCTGCAGATATTCCTTTTGTAGAACGGCTAATGGTGGGGGCAAATCAAGTATGA
- a CDS encoding nucleoside triphosphate pyrophosphohydrolase — MPVYEKLVRDGIPDLIASQGKDFKTRILESKEYITELTKKLKEESEEYFRAVSNEEALEELADMLEVIQALVETHGSNSAELEKLRAEKAERRGGFKERIFLIEVEGE, encoded by the coding sequence GTGCCCGTATATGAAAAGCTAGTGCGTGATGGAATCCCCGATTTGATAGCTTCTCAAGGTAAAGACTTTAAAACAAGGATATTAGAGTCCAAAGAATACATAACTGAACTAACTAAAAAATTGAAAGAAGAGTCGGAGGAGTATTTTCGGGCAGTGAGTAATGAAGAAGCTCTAGAGGAGCTTGCCGACATGCTGGAAGTAATACAAGCGCTGGTGGAGACTCATGGGAGCAATAGCGCAGAGCTGGAGAAGCTTCGTGCGGAGAAAGCTGAACGTCGTGGTGGATTTAAGGAGCGGATATTTTTGATTGAAGTGGAAGGAGAATAA
- a CDS encoding DUF1648 domain-containing protein translates to MLSKNKLMMILSGVVALIPVAIYLFLYSKMPDRVPIHYDGNIADRFVSKSSLEVILQSGLGCSGFMIMKLLQFLLQKAFIQSSNEPSAALSKIWNIAILVVTVVFAGISSYTFIRMV, encoded by the coding sequence ATGTTGTCCAAAAACAAACTGATGATGATCTTAAGTGGTGTAGTGGCCTTGATTCCCGTAGCTATTTATTTATTCCTATATTCCAAAATGCCTGATAGGGTCCCGATCCATTACGATGGGAACATAGCTGATAGATTTGTAAGTAAATCTAGTCTGGAGGTTATTTTGCAAAGCGGGCTTGGTTGTTCGGGATTCATGATCATGAAGCTTCTCCAGTTCCTTCTGCAAAAAGCGTTTATTCAGAGCTCTAACGAGCCTTCAGCGGCTTTGAGTAAGATTTGGAATATTGCCATTTTGGTGGTGACGGTAGTATTCGCTGGCATCAGTTCCTATACATTCATTAGAATGGTCTGA
- a CDS encoding Gfo/Idh/MocA family oxidoreductase translates to MDNAYKIRWGILSTGWIAHQFVTDLAHASNGVAYAVGSRSQESADKFARDHGVPHAYATYEELVNDPNVDAVYIGTPHPFHKENALLALRAGKAVLCEKPFTVNSGELEEVVSYAREHKLFLMEAMWSRYIPAIVKVREWIAEDRIGEVRLVKADLGFRTDWNPESRLLNPKLGGGALLDVGIYPVSFASMVFGPHPESISSTVHIGETGVDEHFSMLLDYGNGKTASLNGGIRLNTLEEAHVFGTEGRIIVEGTLVNPKSASLYIGDEKVESFVDDRASIGYCFEAEEVGHCLQAGLTESPDMSLDESLAILKLLDQIRAQWGLKYPGE, encoded by the coding sequence ATGGATAACGCTTACAAGATAAGATGGGGAATTCTCAGTACAGGCTGGATTGCCCATCAGTTTGTTACTGATTTAGCTCACGCCAGTAATGGTGTGGCATATGCTGTGGGTTCACGTTCACAGGAAAGTGCGGATAAATTCGCGAGGGATCATGGAGTGCCGCATGCTTATGCCACCTATGAAGAATTGGTAAATGACCCGAATGTAGACGCGGTATATATTGGAACGCCACATCCTTTTCACAAAGAAAATGCATTATTGGCGCTGCGTGCAGGCAAAGCTGTCCTATGTGAGAAGCCTTTTACCGTGAATAGCGGAGAATTGGAAGAAGTCGTGTCCTATGCTAGAGAACATAAGCTGTTTCTGATGGAGGCCATGTGGAGTCGCTACATCCCGGCGATTGTGAAGGTTAGAGAATGGATTGCCGAGGATAGAATTGGCGAAGTTCGCTTGGTGAAGGCAGACTTAGGATTTCGCACCGACTGGAATCCGGAAAGCAGATTACTGAATCCGAAGCTGGGCGGGGGCGCGCTGCTGGATGTTGGGATTTATCCGGTTTCTTTTGCCTCGATGGTGTTTGGACCTCATCCTGAATCAATCTCCAGCACTGTGCATATTGGTGAGACTGGAGTGGACGAGCATTTCTCCATGCTGCTGGATTATGGGAATGGAAAAACCGCTTCGTTGAACGGTGGTATTCGTCTTAATACGCTGGAGGAAGCGCATGTGTTTGGAACAGAGGGCCGTATAATTGTTGAAGGGACGTTAGTGAACCCGAAATCTGCTTCGCTCTATATTGGGGATGAGAAGGTAGAGAGCTTTGTGGATGATCGAGCTTCTATTGGATATTGTTTTGAAGCAGAGGAAGTAGGACATTGTCTACAAGCAGGGCTAACAGAAAGCCCAGACATGTCACTGGATGAATCGTTAGCGATTCTGAAACTGCTGGATCAAATACGTGCGCAGTGGGGTCTTAAGTATCCTGGAGAATAA
- the wrbA gene encoding NAD(P)H:quinone oxidoreductase type IV produces the protein MSKIKLAVIYYSATGTNYQLAQWAAESAEKAGAEVKLLKVQELVPEDKIAANPAMKALAEKTKDIPVATPDDIVEADAIIFSSPTRFGNIASQMKQFLDTTGGIWGKGLTVNKVVSAMSSAQNPHGGQEATILALYTSMYHWGAIIAAPGYTDPVTFGAGGNPYGTSVSVDGDGKMIEEQDRIRDAVFHQAKRTVEVAGWVQAGKSNNANSQN, from the coding sequence ATGTCAAAAATCAAATTAGCCGTCATCTACTACAGTGCCACAGGAACTAACTACCAGCTAGCACAGTGGGCCGCGGAAAGCGCCGAGAAAGCAGGAGCTGAGGTAAAACTGCTGAAGGTGCAGGAACTGGTTCCCGAAGACAAAATTGCTGCAAATCCGGCGATGAAGGCCCTGGCTGAGAAGACAAAAGATATCCCCGTTGCAACACCTGATGATATCGTGGAGGCTGATGCGATTATTTTCAGTTCTCCTACCCGTTTCGGTAACATCGCTTCTCAAATGAAGCAGTTCCTTGATACGACCGGAGGAATTTGGGGCAAAGGACTAACCGTAAACAAAGTCGTTAGCGCCATGAGCTCAGCACAGAATCCACATGGTGGACAGGAAGCTACGATTTTGGCACTCTACACATCGATGTATCACTGGGGAGCGATTATCGCAGCACCAGGATACACAGATCCCGTCACATTCGGTGCGGGAGGCAACCCGTACGGAACAAGTGTCAGTGTAGATGGAGACGGTAAAATGATCGAAGAGCAGGATCGGATCCGTGATGCTGTTTTTCATCAAGCGAAGCGTACTGTTGAAGTGGCTGGATGGGTCCAAGCAGGCAAAAGTAACAACGCCAATAGTCAGAACTAG
- a CDS encoding GyrI-like domain-containing protein: protein MNTYFVQKPKMTLAGVSIRTTNEVEMGPDGGLSRLWETYFQSNIAGQIDTVQPEYIYSLYTDYESDASGAYTVVIGHEVAGESHLEDSGLASAAVPESKYMVFTTKKGPVFEVVAQAWGEIWAYFKESTEVRTYTGDFEIYDSRNFDPANTQVEIYIAIE, encoded by the coding sequence ATGAATACTTATTTTGTACAAAAACCGAAAATGACCTTGGCTGGGGTTAGCATACGTACGACAAATGAAGTGGAAATGGGTCCTGACGGGGGCTTGTCGCGGCTGTGGGAAACTTATTTTCAGAGTAATATTGCGGGGCAGATAGATACGGTTCAGCCTGAGTATATCTATTCCTTGTATACAGATTATGAGAGTGATGCGTCGGGTGCATATACCGTTGTGATCGGGCATGAAGTCGCTGGGGAGAGTCATTTGGAGGATAGCGGCCTCGCGAGTGCGGCTGTTCCGGAGAGCAAGTATATGGTTTTTACGACGAAAAAAGGTCCAGTATTCGAAGTTGTCGCACAAGCGTGGGGGGAGATTTGGGCGTATTTTAAGGAGTCCACAGAGGTAAGAACCTATACGGGCGATTTTGAGATTTATGATTCGCGGAATTTTGATCCTGCTAACACACAGGTTGAGATTTATATTGCGATTGAGTAG